Proteins encoded by one window of Winogradskyella sp. PG-2:
- a CDS encoding Ig-like domain-containing protein: protein MKKVLCIFIIIFSCQVILAQQLAFPSAYGAGAYASGGRGGVVVHVTNLNNSGPGSFREAVTMTVPRTIVFDVSGVINLSSLLYINNTNNDLTIAGQTAPEGGITIAGDRFYLHNASNIIVRHIRFKGGVTADTNPNANDNLGNDSFSAVSSITNQIFDHCSFAFGADECASWYSTGNGDEVNNVTIQNCFFAESIKGSIIGKQSGTSGTPPTISFISNLFYNSGYRFPNISGDNARIDIINNVVWNSDGRLIRGNGSFDLNHIGNYYNYGNTLLQDKSLNVFRFGTIPQIFTSDNLIVAANISNNNLSNTVSNINANNKLTWKFFLDGGGYNYGDQLPYNYFTDDQHQLLGRSVPLLTGDESRILIPDNAGCNARLNEDGNVSDNRDILDANWISQVNAGNFLTKLPISQYVVPAIVSRSRPSNFYINNLHIPEAWYNANVPNGEDHNSIAPSGYTWLEEYLNQVDSNSIVSIAVESVEISPETATLNVPEIQTLNRTFFPEDATNTNGVWSSNNEAVATVSSDGTVSSISEGEATITFTTNDGGFTDEAIITVTNIIIPLESVTITPSAPILDLGEHLQLTTEFFPANTSDVSGTWTSSDEFIVTVSESGLISSVNEGQADISFIVNDGGITQSVTVNVIDNFYGTYFLYNADTDILIQNIEGDASINLTDEGDQINFRSIPEGGDDNPDVESVKITWTGPENGTWIESFPLYAGLPGGHVDLDFEPYTVVEGTYTFTITYYSDNGASGDVVAIDRFSLGFFLTYYLQLMQVQIKLYAKMNLQL, encoded by the coding sequence TTGAAAAAAGTATTATGCATTTTTATTATAATTTTCTCCTGCCAGGTTATTTTAGCTCAACAGTTAGCATTTCCTAGTGCTTATGGAGCTGGCGCTTATGCTTCAGGTGGTAGAGGTGGTGTAGTTGTTCATGTAACTAATTTAAATAATAGCGGACCAGGTAGTTTTAGAGAGGCTGTTACTATGACAGTACCTAGAACCATTGTATTTGATGTAAGTGGTGTTATCAATTTATCATCGCTACTTTATATTAATAATACAAATAATGATCTAACCATTGCTGGTCAAACGGCCCCAGAAGGAGGTATAACGATTGCAGGTGATAGATTTTACTTGCATAATGCTAGCAACATTATTGTAAGGCATATTAGATTTAAGGGTGGCGTAACAGCAGATACCAATCCAAATGCTAATGATAATTTGGGTAACGATTCTTTCTCAGCTGTTTCAAGTATTACAAACCAGATATTTGATCATTGTAGTTTTGCATTTGGTGCTGATGAATGTGCGAGTTGGTATAGTACTGGAAATGGGGATGAAGTAAATAATGTTACAATACAGAATTGTTTTTTTGCGGAAAGTATTAAAGGCTCTATAATTGGTAAGCAATCTGGTACATCAGGAACACCACCTACAATATCTTTTATTTCTAATTTATTTTACAATTCTGGATATAGATTTCCTAATATATCTGGTGATAATGCTAGAATTGATATAATTAATAATGTTGTATGGAATTCAGATGGAAGATTAATTAGAGGTAATGGTAGTTTCGATTTAAATCATATCGGCAATTATTATAATTACGGAAATACACTGTTACAAGATAAGAGTTTGAATGTATTTAGATTTGGAACAATACCTCAAATTTTCACATCAGATAATCTCATAGTAGCTGCAAATATTAGTAACAATAACTTATCCAATACTGTTTCTAATATCAATGCCAATAATAAATTAACTTGGAAATTCTTTTTAGACGGTGGAGGATACAACTATGGAGACCAATTACCATATAATTACTTTACAGACGATCAACACCAATTATTAGGTAGGTCAGTGCCATTACTTACAGGAGATGAATCTCGAATTTTGATACCTGATAATGCAGGATGTAATGCCAGATTGAATGAGGATGGTAATGTAAGTGATAACAGAGATATATTAGATGCAAATTGGATTAGCCAGGTTAATGCAGGGAATTTTTTAACCAAACTACCTATATCTCAATATGTAGTTCCTGCAATAGTATCCCGATCAAGACCTTCAAATTTTTATATAAACAACTTACATATTCCTGAGGCATGGTATAATGCAAATGTTCCCAATGGTGAGGATCATAATAGTATTGCGCCTAGCGGTTACACATGGTTAGAAGAATATCTTAATCAGGTTGATTCAAATAGTATAGTTAGTATAGCTGTAGAATCTGTGGAAATTTCACCAGAAACAGCAACTTTAAATGTTCCTGAGATACAAACTCTTAATAGAACATTTTTCCCGGAAGATGCAACAAATACTAATGGAGTATGGTCATCAAATAATGAGGCTGTTGCAACTGTAAGTTCTGATGGAACAGTTAGTTCAATTTCTGAAGGTGAAGCGACTATTACATTTACTACAAATGATGGAGGTTTTACAGATGAAGCTATTATCACAGTTACAAATATTATAATCCCATTAGAATCAGTAACTATTACACCTAGTGCACCTATTTTAGATTTAGGTGAGCATTTACAATTAACTACAGAGTTTTTTCCTGCTAATACATCTGATGTGTCTGGGACATGGACGAGTAGTGATGAGTTTATTGTTACAGTTAGTGAAAGTGGTTTAATAAGTTCAGTTAATGAGGGACAAGCAGATATTTCTTTTATAGTAAATGATGGAGGTATTACTCAAAGTGTTACAGTTAATGTGATTGATAATTTCTACGGTACATATTTTCTTTACAATGCAGATACAGATATTTTAATTCAAAATATAGAAGGTGATGCATCAATCAATTTAACTGATGAAGGAGATCAAATTAATTTTAGAAGTATTCCAGAAGGTGGTGATGATAACCCAGATGTGGAAAGCGTTAAAATTACATGGACTGGTCCTGAAAATGGAACATGGATTGAAAGCTTCCCTTTGTATGCTGGTCTTCCAGGTGGACATGTTGATTTAGATTTTGAACCTTATACTGTTGTAGAAGGAACTTATACATTTACAATTACTTATTATAGTGATAATGGAGCTTCTGGTGATGTTGTTGCCATAGATAGATTCTCTTTAGGTTTTTTTTTAACATATTACCTACAGCTGATGCAGGTGCAGATCAAGTTATATGCGAAAATGAATCTGCAACTTTAA
- the murJ gene encoding murein biosynthesis integral membrane protein MurJ — MPFFDIKAIISKIKVALSNPLIKSMVTVAAITFFVKALAFYKETIIASTFGLSEVLDTFLVAILVPTFVQSVFLNSLKHLFIPNYITELKNNGNRSSFQSVIFLMTLGVSILSIILAFLFIDLFLDSVYPGHSESYYQLVKKQLYIILPCLVFWGFSSVIAGLMEIEDRFFIANISQLFPLVTMLLFLFFLKEELGNLVLAYGTLAGSIIGFTFLVVISINNRDLSLSRPSMNTNSKMMLKQLPPKITSSFLSSMNSFIDQFFAGQLIVGSIAALNYGNRIPAFGVTIVIMAIGSVLLPHFSRLVNEDLKSAYHYLFKVLKLVVTIGIIVIIIGIFFSDWIVQMWLERNEFTHQDTIKVSTIQKILLANVPFYLCTLIIVKFLTSINKNRFMAKISFVNLVVNIILNIILIKEYGVFGLALSTTLVLIISSCFYFGFTYRQYKKLST; from the coding sequence ATGCCATTCTTTGATATAAAAGCTATCATAAGTAAGATTAAAGTTGCCTTAAGTAATCCATTAATAAAAAGTATGGTTACGGTTGCAGCCATTACCTTTTTTGTTAAGGCACTTGCTTTTTATAAAGAAACAATTATTGCAAGTACTTTTGGATTATCTGAAGTATTGGATACATTTTTGGTAGCTATACTGGTACCTACATTTGTTCAAAGTGTATTTTTAAATTCTTTAAAGCATTTATTTATTCCCAACTATATTACTGAACTCAAGAATAATGGTAATAGGTCAAGTTTCCAATCTGTAATTTTTTTAATGACATTGGGAGTTTCAATTCTTTCAATTATTCTTGCTTTTTTGTTTATCGATCTTTTCTTAGACAGTGTATATCCAGGTCATTCAGAAAGCTATTATCAACTTGTAAAAAAACAATTATACATTATTCTACCTTGTCTTGTTTTTTGGGGATTTTCTTCTGTTATAGCAGGTCTAATGGAAATTGAAGACCGATTTTTTATAGCCAACATATCACAACTATTCCCTTTAGTAACAATGCTACTCTTTTTATTCTTTTTAAAAGAAGAATTAGGAAATTTAGTCTTAGCATATGGAACCTTAGCCGGCAGTATTATTGGATTCACTTTCCTAGTAGTAATTTCTATAAATAATAGAGATTTATCTTTAAGCAGACCATCTATGAATACAAATTCTAAGATGATGTTAAAACAACTCCCGCCAAAAATTACATCTAGCTTTTTATCTAGCATGAATAGTTTTATAGATCAATTTTTTGCTGGACAATTAATCGTTGGTTCTATTGCTGCATTAAATTATGGCAATAGAATTCCTGCATTTGGAGTAACCATAGTTATTATGGCAATAGGTAGTGTTTTGTTACCGCACTTTTCTAGACTTGTTAATGAGGATTTAAAATCTGCTTATCATTATCTTTTTAAAGTCTTAAAATTAGTTGTGACTATTGGTATAATTGTTATAATCATTGGAATTTTCTTTTCGGATTGGATTGTTCAAATGTGGTTAGAACGAAATGAGTTTACTCATCAAGATACTATTAAAGTTTCTACAATACAGAAAATTTTACTTGCTAATGTGCCTTTTTATTTATGCACATTAATTATTGTAAAGTTCTTAACTAGTATTAATAAAAATAGATTTATGGCAAAAATTTCTTTTGTAAACCTTGTCGTAAATATTATATTGAATATTATTCTTATTAAAGAATATGGAGTTTTTGGTTTAGCCTTAAGTACAACTTTAGTCTTAATAATTAGTAGTTGTTTTTACTTTGGTTTCACTTATAGACAGTATAAAAAATTGAGTACATGA
- a CDS encoding glycosyltransferase family 4 protein, translating to MKVDFIISTLGGGGAERVLTLMVNSLAKNPNNQISVITLFEGKEKYELNPAINKVKLKRVQHLPSHTLRSVINLSRYYKTKSNRPDVIVSFITLTNLITIIVAKLFSIKIIAQEHNSHLRFMKGRKRITNFTKKYIYKKADVITVLTSFDIDYYENYGANVYVMPNPCSFTPIADNSHYRKKTILAVGNLDRYNHKGLDNLIELMVPIFNEHPNWELKIAGAGEKGLKHLTKLAEENNILDKIVFTGFITNVSEVMNQSSIFILSSRFEGLPMVLLEAMSQGMACIAYDCKTGPSDIIENNKNGLLIEDQNMLKMQNGLRELLSSKGLRKELSEEGIKSLDKYNIDNVTKRYEALFNKIANI from the coding sequence ATGAAGGTAGATTTTATAATTTCAACTTTAGGAGGTGGTGGAGCTGAACGTGTTCTTACACTTATGGTAAATAGCTTAGCTAAAAATCCTAATAATCAGATATCTGTTATTACACTTTTTGAAGGTAAAGAAAAGTATGAGCTAAATCCTGCCATAAATAAAGTAAAACTAAAGCGTGTTCAACATTTGCCAAGCCATACACTAAGGAGTGTTATTAATTTATCAAGATATTATAAAACTAAGTCTAACAGACCAGATGTAATTGTATCCTTTATAACCTTAACAAACCTTATCACTATTATAGTAGCTAAGCTTTTTTCTATAAAAATTATTGCGCAAGAACATAATTCTCACTTAAGATTTATGAAAGGTCGCAAACGCATTACTAATTTCACTAAAAAATATATCTATAAAAAGGCAGATGTCATTACTGTCTTAACATCATTTGACATAGATTATTATGAAAATTATGGTGCTAATGTATATGTAATGCCAAATCCTTGCAGTTTTACACCAATTGCGGATAACTCTCACTATAGAAAAAAGACCATATTGGCCGTAGGCAATTTAGATCGATATAATCATAAAGGACTTGATAATTTAATTGAGCTAATGGTACCCATATTTAATGAGCATCCTAATTGGGAATTGAAAATTGCTGGTGCTGGTGAAAAAGGTTTAAAACACTTAACTAAGTTAGCTGAAGAGAATAATATTTTGGATAAAATTGTATTTACGGGTTTTATTACGAATGTTTCTGAAGTTATGAATCAATCCTCTATTTTTATACTTTCATCTAGATTTGAAGGTTTGCCTATGGTATTATTAGAAGCTATGTCCCAAGGTATGGCATGTATTGCTTATGATTGTAAAACTGGTCCTTCTGATATTATTGAAAACAATAAAAATGGCTTACTCATTGAAGATCAAAATATGTTAAAAATGCAAAATGGTTTGAGAGAACTTTTAAGCAGTAAGGGGTTACGAAAAGAATTATCTGAAGAAGGTATAAAATCACTTGACAAATATAATATTGACAACGTAACTAAACGTTATGAAGCTCTATTTAATAAAATAGCGAATATCTAA
- a CDS encoding O-antigen ligase family protein, with the protein MNKLIVSICFYFPVVSSCLNLQGTVSKFVSPVYAQIIAYFNLLLIFLGIFLFRNQVKHLSRTNKLWFIFYMLYYGFGLLGIGVSGFSTSIIATLVPVVYFVGFYFFFSDRNQFRTYFKIITICFVISSFLTIILIKLNINVYTGEEHGWAMDRAGGITGDANAAAHTSIFAFIFLNQLFKPSKFIFKLLKIAMLLTIFYSLILTFSTTGLFVFTIVFTLMNYKLFTGIKLFIFASIIPLFYIGIFAIKSKIHELGLSVAQTDKVSNIINLLTLNFDEVDSSGRGNLIEKSLHYIFEKPFIGNGVDFSVSKLVHNTYVGIWVDAGIFTFLFFIFMLFCYMFRSFTLHPNIRFFTISILFVLFIFMISLQSVINQPYLIVLFVFAGYLIDHNRVDKGYSNIFQESED; encoded by the coding sequence ATGAACAAGCTAATTGTTTCAATATGCTTTTATTTCCCAGTTGTAAGTAGTTGCTTAAACTTACAAGGTACTGTATCTAAATTTGTCTCACCTGTGTATGCACAAATAATAGCTTATTTTAACCTTTTATTGATTTTCTTAGGTATATTTTTATTTCGAAACCAAGTAAAACACTTATCTAGAACTAACAAATTATGGTTTATATTCTACATGTTATACTATGGTTTTGGATTACTTGGAATAGGAGTTTCTGGGTTTAGCACATCAATAATAGCAACCTTAGTTCCTGTTGTTTATTTTGTTGGGTTTTATTTCTTTTTTAGTGATAGAAATCAGTTCAGAACCTACTTTAAGATCATTACAATCTGTTTTGTTATATCCTCTTTCCTAACCATCATTTTGATTAAGCTAAACATTAATGTATATACAGGTGAAGAACATGGTTGGGCGATGGATCGTGCTGGTGGAATTACTGGAGATGCAAATGCCGCTGCACATACCAGTATTTTTGCATTTATATTTTTAAATCAACTATTTAAACCATCAAAATTCATATTTAAATTACTCAAAATTGCAATGTTACTTACTATTTTTTATAGTCTAATTTTAACATTTTCTACAACTGGTTTATTTGTTTTTACAATTGTATTCACTTTAATGAATTACAAATTATTTACAGGTATTAAGCTATTTATTTTTGCAAGTATTATCCCATTATTCTATATAGGAATTTTTGCAATCAAATCAAAAATTCATGAATTAGGTTTATCTGTGGCACAAACTGATAAGGTTTCAAATATTATTAATTTACTGACTTTAAATTTTGATGAAGTTGACAGTTCTGGTAGAGGAAATTTAATAGAAAAATCTCTTCACTACATTTTTGAGAAGCCTTTTATAGGAAATGGTGTAGATTTTTCAGTGTCTAAGTTGGTGCACAACACTTACGTAGGAATATGGGTCGACGCAGGCATTTTTACATTTTTGTTCTTTATTTTTATGCTATTCTGCTATATGTTCAGATCATTTACTTTACATCCTAACATACGCTTTTTTACAATTTCAATATTGTTTGTTCTTTTTATTTTTATGATTAGCCTTCAGAGTGTTATAAATCAACCATACTTGATTGTTTTATTTGTTTTTGCTGGCTATTTAATAGATCATAATAGAGTTGATAAAGGTTATTCCAATATTTTTCAAGAATCAGAAGATTAG
- a CDS encoding serine O-acetyltransferase, whose amino-acid sequence MINTLSEYKHYLERDKIALGIGEVSFLGNIIGFLSPNLIWKFQKTLRKLEYYTNCKNKGFYKIYIMYLKLKFKKISLKLGFSIPINVFGPGLAIVHYGTIVVNSATRVGENCRMHACVNIGASGGEKEAPQLGDNIYIAPGAKIYGNISVANNTAIGANAVVHKTSEEKGVLLAGNPAIKIKEIDIKRIIKHL is encoded by the coding sequence ATGATTAATACACTTTCAGAATACAAACATTATTTAGAAAGAGATAAAATAGCTCTTGGAATCGGTGAAGTGTCTTTTTTAGGAAATATTATTGGATTCTTATCACCAAACTTAATTTGGAAATTTCAAAAGACATTAAGGAAACTTGAGTATTATACTAATTGTAAAAATAAAGGCTTTTACAAAATCTATATTATGTATTTAAAGCTTAAGTTTAAGAAAATATCTTTAAAGCTGGGGTTTTCAATACCAATTAATGTATTTGGTCCAGGTTTAGCAATTGTTCATTATGGTACTATAGTAGTTAATAGTGCAACTCGTGTAGGCGAAAATTGTAGAATGCATGCATGTGTAAATATTGGAGCTTCAGGTGGAGAAAAAGAAGCTCCTCAATTAGGTGATAATATTTATATTGCTCCAGGCGCAAAAATTTATGGTAATATCAGTGTAGCAAATAATACCGCTATTGGTGCAAATGCTGTTGTTCACAAAACATCTGAAGAAAAAGGCGTTCTTTTAGCTGGAAACCCTGCAATAAAGATAAAAGAAATAGATATAAAGAGAATTATCAAGCATCTGTGA
- a CDS encoding glycosyltransferase → MKTHSKIKIIFLLPSLVAGGAERVISFVAQSIDKDKFDTILLVAGFEKDSAYDVSNVNVVYLNKPRILTALPSIIKYIIKQKPEVVVSSISHVNTAMSMISPLFKNTKFIGREATVLSKRKNEEKSRKWSPAYFLPNGFKNLDMLICQSQDMAEDMVSNFEVPKDKVCVINNPISKLPPVKQKTDFGEIKKYITVGRLTEVKGHIRILEMLSMLKTPFEYTIIGDGSLKDKIFEKAKELKLDSSITHIPFTNKVNDYIAKNDMFLQGSYVEGFPNALLESCVVGTPVIAFNAPGGTKEIVENGINGFLVDNKDEFLKRLNENRTWNPKKVSDSVYQKFNKERILQQYETLFFNVLNKSA, encoded by the coding sequence ATGAAAACTCATAGTAAAATAAAGATTATCTTTCTACTTCCTTCACTTGTTGCTGGTGGTGCTGAGCGTGTCATTTCTTTTGTAGCTCAAAGCATAGATAAGGACAAGTTTGATACTATTTTATTAGTTGCAGGTTTCGAAAAAGACTCAGCTTATGACGTGAGTAATGTTAATGTAGTTTACTTAAACAAACCAAGAATATTAACAGCTTTACCTTCAATAATTAAATATATCATAAAGCAAAAACCTGAAGTTGTTGTAAGCTCTATTTCTCACGTAAATACTGCGATGTCAATGATTTCACCTCTTTTTAAAAATACAAAATTTATAGGTCGAGAAGCTACAGTTTTAAGCAAACGTAAAAACGAAGAGAAATCAAGAAAATGGTCTCCTGCTTATTTTTTACCGAATGGGTTTAAAAATTTAGACATGCTTATTTGTCAATCTCAAGACATGGCTGAAGATATGGTTTCAAATTTTGAAGTCCCAAAAGACAAGGTGTGTGTAATAAACAATCCTATTTCTAAATTACCCCCAGTTAAACAGAAAACTGATTTTGGTGAAATTAAAAAGTATATAACTGTAGGAAGACTTACAGAAGTAAAAGGCCATATTAGAATTCTAGAAATGCTTTCCATGCTAAAAACGCCATTTGAATATACTATTATTGGTGATGGCAGTTTAAAAGATAAAATCTTTGAAAAGGCAAAGGAATTAAAGCTAGATAGCAGTATAACACACATCCCTTTTACGAATAAAGTAAATGATTATATTGCCAAAAATGATATGTTCTTGCAAGGTTCTTATGTAGAGGGTTTTCCAAATGCACTTCTTGAAAGTTGTGTGGTTGGCACACCAGTAATAGCCTTTAACGCACCTGGTGGAACTAAAGAAATTGTAGAAAATGGTATTAATGGTTTTTTAGTAGATAATAAGGATGAATTTTTGAAAAGACTCAACGAGAATAGAACATGGAACCCTAAAAAGGTTAGTGACTCAGTATATCAAAAATTTAATAAAGAAAGGATTTTACAACAGTATGAGACTTTATTCTTTAATGTTTTAAATAAAAGTGCTTAA
- a CDS encoding glycosyltransferase — MNNTKQNITILCISLGSGGAEKVVSLLLKSLKSDYNVNLVLFYNAIHFPIPKEVNIVFLSDKGPDRPFYLKAIDTIRFIFKYKRFVKREKISISISFLAFPNLINGIIATFNRSIKTIISERGFPSDNVSSKLSLYISKLFYPIFYNRCDKLFSNSVHINRDLKDNFGIKIPMEVIYNPIELPENIIVSKDLNTRVKSLNIITAGTLNVRKNQIMIIRALNEAKTDDKLTILGGGNLHDYLFEETKKFKLEENVNLAGKVKNVNEYLLNNNCFVLSSFTEGFPNALLEAMAIGLPCVSTNCLSGPLELLNENETVNIKNGEFYIGKYGLLVNNDDHIGLSKAFEFYRNNPENREKYSALSLARAKEYHLDSIYSNFNTFIQN; from the coding sequence GTGAATAATACTAAACAAAATATTACCATACTTTGTATTTCCCTTGGAAGCGGCGGAGCTGAAAAGGTTGTAAGCCTCTTATTAAAGTCACTCAAAAGCGATTATAATGTTAATTTAGTACTGTTCTACAACGCTATACATTTTCCAATACCAAAAGAAGTTAATATCGTTTTTCTATCAGATAAGGGTCCTGATAGACCATTTTATTTAAAAGCCATCGATACTATAAGGTTTATCTTTAAATATAAACGCTTTGTAAAACGAGAAAAGATTAGTATTTCTATCTCTTTCTTAGCTTTTCCTAACCTAATAAACGGAATTATTGCAACATTTAATAGATCTATCAAGACTATAATTAGTGAGCGTGGTTTTCCGTCAGATAACGTTTCAAGTAAATTGTCACTTTATATATCAAAACTATTTTATCCTATTTTTTATAATAGATGTGATAAATTGTTTTCTAACTCAGTACATATAAATAGAGATTTAAAGGACAATTTCGGGATTAAAATTCCGATGGAAGTTATTTACAATCCTATTGAACTACCAGAAAATATAATAGTTTCAAAAGATTTAAATACAAGAGTAAAATCCCTCAATATAATTACAGCTGGAACATTAAACGTTCGAAAAAATCAGATTATGATTATTAGAGCTTTAAATGAAGCCAAAACTGATGATAAGCTTACGATTTTAGGTGGTGGAAATTTGCATGACTATTTATTTGAAGAAACCAAAAAATTTAAGCTTGAAGAGAACGTAAACCTGGCAGGAAAAGTTAAAAACGTAAATGAGTATTTACTTAATAACAATTGTTTTGTTTTATCATCTTTTACTGAAGGGTTTCCAAATGCTTTATTAGAAGCTATGGCAATTGGCTTACCTTGTGTATCAACAAATTGTTTATCCGGACCATTAGAGTTACTAAACGAAAATGAAACTGTAAATATTAAAAATGGTGAATTCTATATTGGTAAATATGGGCTCCTAGTAAATAATGATGATCATATAGGATTAAGCAAAGCTTTTGAGTTTTATAGAAATAATCCAGAAAATAGAGAAAAATATAGTGCATTGAGTTTAGCTAGAGCTAAGGAATATCATTTAGATAGTATATATTCTAATTTCAATACATTTATACAGAATTAA
- the asnB gene encoding asparagine synthase (glutamine-hydrolyzing): MCGINGIIAKTNRDKTEVSSILNTMNDLIIHRGPDEDGLFSEENDAFSVGMGMRRLSIIDLSSGKQPIFSDDKQIVIVFNGEIYNYRILKAKLEAEGVNFNTSSDTEVILKAYEKYGVESFQWLDGMYGFSIYDKNINKLFIARDFFGEKPLYYSHTDKEFIWASELKSIINTIDFTPNISKKGLNLYFRLTYIPAPHTIYDNIFKLEANHYIEYDLASHNTKIHKINAEPKPKAINISFEDAKAKTKDLVYNSVDSRSIADVGLGTFLSGGVDSSIISLCLAQSTDKKIDTFSIGFKKASYDETDKSRVVAEMVNSNHHEFIIDEDDLKNNIHEILVNFDEPFSDTAALPTHLLSEKTREHVTVALTGDGGDEVFGGYNKYYIGKMNKRYTSIVPKGLHKAIANLSNKYLIDKDDKRGRKFQINKLLNAINYNGDFYWDIISLANTSNQISEIISPDYYEANLFKDYKDVLGNNKIESLTDFRLVDKILSLEGGMLAKVDRTSMMTSLECRAPFLNRDLWEFTNTLPEKYLMKGWNKKHILKEAFRDQFPDEFLEKGKSGFGSPTGDWLRQSLRKELESYIEPDMLKSQGIFNVDFVTKLVKDHLDSKKDSTFRVWSYYCFQKWYKYNFLKQN, from the coding sequence ATGTGTGGAATTAATGGCATTATAGCCAAGACCAACCGAGATAAGACTGAAGTAAGCTCCATTCTTAATACAATGAATGATCTTATCATTCACAGAGGACCAGATGAAGATGGATTATTTTCTGAAGAAAATGATGCCTTTTCTGTCGGTATGGGAATGAGAAGATTATCAATTATTGATTTATCTTCTGGTAAGCAACCTATATTCTCTGATGATAAGCAGATTGTTATTGTCTTTAATGGTGAAATTTACAACTATAGAATTCTTAAAGCGAAATTAGAAGCCGAAGGTGTAAATTTCAACACTTCTAGTGATACTGAAGTAATTCTTAAAGCCTACGAAAAATATGGTGTTGAATCTTTTCAGTGGTTAGATGGTATGTATGGTTTTAGCATATATGATAAAAACATAAATAAACTCTTTATTGCAAGAGACTTTTTTGGTGAAAAACCATTGTATTATTCGCATACTGACAAGGAATTTATTTGGGCATCAGAATTAAAATCAATTATAAATACTATTGATTTTACTCCCAACATTTCAAAAAAAGGTTTAAATCTTTATTTCAGATTAACTTACATTCCTGCTCCACATACCATATATGACAACATTTTTAAACTAGAAGCTAATCATTACATAGAATATGATTTAGCATCGCATAATACTAAAATTCATAAAATTAATGCTGAGCCAAAGCCAAAGGCTATTAATATATCATTTGAAGATGCTAAAGCAAAAACAAAAGATTTAGTCTATAATAGTGTTGATAGTAGATCTATCGCAGATGTTGGTTTAGGTACTTTTTTATCTGGAGGTGTAGACTCGTCAATTATTTCATTGTGTTTAGCTCAATCTACAGACAAAAAGATTGATACATTCTCTATAGGTTTTAAAAAAGCGTCCTATGATGAGACAGATAAATCTAGAGTTGTTGCGGAAATGGTAAATAGTAATCATCACGAATTTATTATAGATGAAGATGATTTAAAAAATAATATTCACGAGATTTTAGTCAATTTTGATGAGCCGTTTTCAGATACTGCAGCTCTTCCTACTCACCTATTATCAGAAAAAACTAGAGAGCACGTTACCGTTGCACTTACTGGAGATGGTGGAGATGAGGTTTTTGGTGGTTACAACAAGTATTATATTGGTAAAATGAATAAAAGGTACACAAGTATAGTACCTAAAGGACTTCATAAAGCTATTGCTAATTTAAGTAACAAGTATTTGATTGATAAAGATGATAAGCGTGGTAGAAAATTTCAAATTAATAAGTTATTAAATGCCATTAATTATAATGGAGATTTCTATTGGGATATTATATCACTAGCCAATACTAGTAATCAGATATCAGAAATTATATCACCAGACTATTATGAAGCTAATTTGTTTAAGGATTATAAAGATGTTCTAGGCAATAATAAAATTGAAAGCTTAACAGATTTTAGGCTTGTAGATAAAATTTTAAGTTTAGAAGGAGGAATGCTTGCAAAAGTTGATAGAACCAGTATGATGACATCTTTAGAATGTAGAGCTCCATTTCTTAATAGAGACTTATGGGAGTTTACCAATACATTGCCAGAGAAATACTTAATGAAAGGTTGGAACAAAAAACATATTTTAAAAGAAGCCTTTAGAGATCAGTTTCCTGATGAGTTTTTAGAAAAAGGCAAAAGTGGATTTGGTTCACCAACAGGAGATTGGTTAAGACAAAGTTTGCGAAAAGAATTAGAAAGCTATATAGAACCAGATATGCTTAAATCACAGGGCATATTTAATGTAGATTTTGTCACCAAATTGGTTAAAGATCATTTGGATAGTAAAAAAGATAGCACATTTAGAGTGTGGTCTTACTATTGTTTCCAAAAGTGGTATAAATATAATTTCTTAAAGCAAAACTAA